ATCGGCTCATTCTCGGGACTTTTGGCAACCAAAGATGATGTGCGAGGCCCGGAATGTGAAACGACCCGTTTGGCAAGAATGCTCGAAGGATCAAcgcggaattttttttttttttttaaagatacctTATGGGAATAAGGAGTTGATCACACCAAGTCGGAGAAATTCACCTAAAATGGCTccctcaaaacaaaatggctgacttcaaTGAAGACATTGAAGATAAAGCCAGTAAGGCTCTGAGATCAGTGGTTGccaaagttcaaagcaaacatggtgaagaaGCATTCATCTGTGATGCTGCATGCAAGTCAAATTAgcttttttgcttattttttttcccccaccatgCCTTTgattaacgttttttttaagcaattctTTTGttgattgacaacattttaaccCGGAGCTACAACAAAAAGCCTGGGcgacaaaaagaagctaaagaACCCATTGAGgcggaatggaaaaaaaaaaaaaattccatctgGCTGTTGGTTCCAAGTAGGACGTGAAATATTCGAGCCGCGTCATGCATGCCGACCAGCTAGCGAGCAAGCCGAGCGGACAAACAAGTCGTGCTTGTTTTTCTACGTGAACGAGCCCAGTCCGATTGTTGACAGCGCGTGATTACTGGGCGAGTGAGTCGTTAGCGCGCTCGCTTCCCCGAGGCCCGAGCGTCGACTCCTCGGAGCCGCCAGCTTCCCGAAtgcctttcatttttttccacttttgttaacaagcgtatgaaaacctagaaaaagaatgtattgtacatttagaacagatataaaatgtgattagtcatgagttaactattgaagtcatgcgattaataacaataaaaaatttaatctgaCGCCTCTaactttttaataatatttttgttgttgaattatgtatttaaactcaagattaatcacaatttttaaatctgttactcttattaacaaaagtgacaaaaaaaagtgaaactaatagaaatagttcaaatgaatttttgacgtccatagccgtcaatgacagtgaatgagttaatctgggttcgatcgaacccaagGAGTTCAGTGggtctcaggggttcggcagaggtcaagacaTTTAATTCTAATCCCGTCTACCTATGTCGAACAAAAAATAAGGCGgtcggatgaatatgtgcaGTATAAATTCACAcgtatggcgttccacagggttcaattcttggGCCTCTGCTATTTTCCTTGTATCTGCTGCCGCTGTGTTCCAGCTTAAGAAAACAGTAAAGGAACaaacagcatgaaaaaaaaaataataataataaaataaaaaaatactaaattgaCTATTTCTTTCAGCATTTTCATTTCTTATCACCATTTCGGATTATTCTCATAATTTCGACTCATTCACTGTCGCAGATGTTTATATTTGCCAAGTGAAATCCAACTCTTTCCCGCCACCGATGAATATCTTAACTAAAGAACTCAAGGCCACGTCTTCTGGCTATCTTGTGGCTTGTGAGTGGCTACTATCTGAACTTGAGTCATTGTTTATTTACAGGAGGCAtctttgtgtgtaaaaaaaaaaaaaaaaaaaaggacaaatgaaAGACAAGCGCATGCTGTAAGTGTGCTGCTGTACATTGCGCTGAAATCGGAGACCGCGATGACGGCAGCAGTGTTGCGCCCTAGAAGCTTCTGGCGACATTCGGATTCTCCAGTACTGCAAATATTTTCGGCATTTTGTCCTTTACATAAAGTTATAAACCTCCAAAAGATAACACTATAATTTTTACAAGATTAAGTCATAATGATATGAGAATCAATTGATTTGGTAACTTAACTTTGGTAACAATATACAATCACCATGTTTTTGGAAAAATctgattttctatttttttctctccattaaaGGAAAGACATTAAAAGTTAAGACATTTGCAATCTGTACATTTTCTGCACCGCCGATTTGAAATAACGTCCTATTTTTAAACACTctaatggaaattaaaaatgtattttatccgATTTATTGATTTAGATCCAGAAGTGCAACATTATTCAGCacctaatcaattatcaaattaattgatcattattttgataatcgCTAAATCATTcagatactttttaaaaaattttaataaaaattctccaaatctaaaataaatattctgcGATTTTGGTTGTCCCCCATGATAACAGACTAATTATCTTTGCGaatcaaaagaaaacatttgcttttcctTTGGAAACaaagatcaacatttttgccgatTTTCAAACCAGAAACTCAATGATTAATTTCTTTTCTACACTGTTAATtcgaaataatgtcctgtttttaatGAAGGGATGGAAATTACAACATTTGATCATCTATTTCAGCAATTAATCGATTGTTCAAATACACGCTAGTTGCAGCCCTGCCATGCAAAACAAACAACGCAAAATGACTTTAATTTTGATCGATGAATCATTTAGAGACGCTGCTAAACTCAGAATATCAGACATTCCAGACCCACCTTGGTTCTGgaatgtgctatacaaatataACTGCCTTGCCACAAAGTGTAAATGGTGTGGGTGCGTTTTTGCGTTACTCACAGAGAAAACTGCATTTTGGAGTCCAAAGGGAATGGGGGTGAGTCTCGCTAAGGCCACAACTTTGAGTCCGCTGCCGCCCTCCACCACGCGGATGACGGCGCTCAACCGCTCGCTGCTGCCCACCTTGTGCAGCACCCAACCCGTCAGGAGCCGCTTGCACGCCAGGTGCGCCACGAAGGTGCCGATCAGCACGCCCACCATCACCAGCCCCATGCCCAGCACGAAGCCGTACAGGTAGCCGGCCGCCACGTTGAGCACGATGTAGCCCCAGCCGCACGGGAAGGACACGCCGATGAAGCCCACCACAAAAAGCAACGCCCCCGCCAGGCTGTCCAGGCCCTCCACCCACAGCAGGAGGTCCTTCAGGTGCTGGCGGACCAGAGCCACCGAGGAGAAGCACAGCCCGGTAAGGACGCACGCCAGGAGGGCGCTCTTCAGGCAGAAGGGGGTGACGAAACACGGGTGCCGCGACTCCCCGCCGGGCTCGCCCGCCGCCTCGGGTTCGCCGTCGGCGTCGCACCCCAGCAGGTCCATCTTGTCGCACTCGTCACCTCCTCCGCCGCTCCTGTGCAGCCACCGGTTGAGCTGGACGTGCGCCCTGCCAGCTGCGTGTTTGGCAAATTTGGCAAGCAGCTGCGCGCCAGGAGGGGCCCCCGAAAGCGACATTGTTGGCCCTCCTACCGGAAGGGGGCGGCTGCCAGCCGGGGCTCCTGTCACCTTTCACCAGCTGGCTTCTTTTTCGTTCATACTGGACGCAAACTGGAATTCACAGACATCATTTGTGATCGATGTGAAACATGAACTgttctgcttttcttttcttaatatCTTTGAACTCAGGTGCAGGGGGTGGTGAACGTGACGTTATCACGTCTCCTGGCACCATGGGCCGTACACTTTCGCCGGATCATGGCACGGTCATTGGACAGCAGAAGATAATCAAGAATGATGGGGAAAAGTGGAGAAACATATGTTAAGACTCACCCTGTCCAGCTTAATTGCGTAAAATCACTGTacggctagctagcttgctcgcCGCGGGGCTAAAGTCCCCCCGCCACCGTGTGACAGCCATTTCGTCAAAAATCCCCCCCAACACTACAAAACACGCCCTTTATCATTCGTTTTCATTCTTGTTGCTGTTTCTTGTTCCTCTTGTTCTTCTTGCTCCAAGTGCTGCTGTTTGTGTACCAGATGCCAAGCAAGTAGCAACTGCCCCCCACGTGACGTAAAGCCGCCTCTTCTCAGGCCTGCTGGACCAATCACAACGCTCCCGTCTGACATCGCGAGGCTTGGCCACTAATgacgttttgttttcttcctgAGTTCGTTACAAGCGTACTGCCACATAAGCAAAATCAACGCGCTAATATTGTTTTGGATACTTTATATCAATATCagtatttgttgatttaaacaAACTGAAAACAAGCTAAGAGTCATGCGTTTTTAGCACATCAGTAAAATGCTCATGGCCTTAATCACACTAAATAAACATAATTGTATTACAAAACTCTTTATAAATACTTTTCGTTATCTACGATCTAAACTACAGCCGTGTGTTATCTCCGATTAATTATTCACGCTGATATGTACTCTGACCCAGCCTGtacatgtaaaaatatatattttaatgatcCCACGCggaaatatacatttattttcggCTTGTTTTACAGTAGGTTTCATTGGTTTTTGTTACGAACCGAATGATTACTGTTATagaaaaattataaattgaatgTTTGTCTATCATCGCAGATGTCCACCAGATGGAGCGAGATCACTGTTTATCACTGGTCCCCATTGCGCAATCATAAGTATTAATTTGTAGACGCATTTATGAGTTCTCACGTGTgtgttttattagtttaaataaagttttttcaaaagaaaattacGATGGTAGTAATTTGGAGTGCTCTCGGCCACCATagctaaaatatttattaatatgaaTGTAAATATGAATCTAAGGCAtttagagagagaaaagaaacaaaataaatgaaaatcacaataacatcaaTCATGGACAAGTTAATTACTCATCTCTGAAGGCCACGAAGCAAGAAAGCAAGAAAAAGCATAAAAAGACGCATAATGTGTTTATGGTCAGCAAAGGACgtcaaattgttcaaatgaaaaattcgtaaaaaaaaatgcgtcAAAATAGTTAAATTACTCAACATTTAATTAGACTTTAGAGATTTCCCTCACGCTTTTGAGTTAAGTTGGCACAAGATAACCGGATATTGCTTGTACTGCTATCATAATAAATGCTTATTTCACCCCTAGTGCTCACTCGAAACCATGCAGTGAATAAATTATAATATGTTTTattcccaataaaaaaaataattggctaCAATAGCAATGAAAGAGTTCTATTTTCctgacaaagaaaaacaacgtttgtttgttgtttggttttcttttcttccgAAACGGAAGTGGTTTGCAGTTTTTCCGTTAGCTTGACGACTTGC
The sequence above is drawn from the Vanacampus margaritifer isolate UIUO_Vmar chromosome 17, RoL_Vmar_1.0, whole genome shotgun sequence genome and encodes:
- the tmem64 gene encoding transmembrane protein 64, which translates into the protein MSLSGAPPGAQLLAKFAKHAAGRAHVQLNRWLHRSGGGGDECDKMDLLGCDADGEPEAAGEPGGESRHPCFVTPFCLKSALLACVLTGLCFSSVALVRQHLKDLLLWVEGLDSLAGALLFVVGFIGVSFPCGWGYIVLNVAAGYLYGFVLGMGLVMVGVLIGTFVAHLACKRLLTGWVLHKVGSSERLSAVIRVVEGGSGLKVVALARLTPIPFGLQNAVFSITDVSLPNYLVASSVGLLPTQLLNSYLGSTLRTMEDVIAEQSVSGYFVFGLQIVISIGLMFYVVHRAQVELNAAIAACQMELRSSHMNGLSSSSSSSSSANHAGFTYCGKRTAASIVNVV